The Desulfovibrio porci genome includes a region encoding these proteins:
- a CDS encoding PaaI family thioesterase produces MENYVAKHDKLMRHLQMSIESASRGYAKVSMPLTENHKNGMGVAHGGAIFALADVAFGAAANADRETGVVSLSTTIEFLRPGKTGPLTAEARVVRDGQHVQSYDVQIFDGSGALIARTMAAGFLTDVPLPR; encoded by the coding sequence ATGGAAAATTACGTTGCCAAACACGATAAACTGATGCGCCACCTGCAAATGAGCATTGAAAGCGCCAGCCGGGGCTACGCCAAGGTGAGCATGCCCCTGACCGAGAACCATAAAAACGGCATGGGCGTGGCCCACGGCGGAGCCATCTTTGCCCTGGCCGACGTGGCCTTCGGCGCGGCGGCCAATGCCGACCGGGAAACCGGCGTGGTCAGCTTGAGCACCACCATTGAATTTCTACGCCCCGGCAAAACCGGCCCGCTCACGGCGGAAGCCCGCGTAGTGCGCGACGGCCAGCATGTGCAGAGCTATGACGTGCAGATTTTTGACGGCTCGGGCGCGCTGATCGCCAGAACCATGGCCGCGGGCTTTCTGACGGACGTGCCCCTGCCCCGCTGA
- a CDS encoding hybrid sensor histidine kinase/response regulator has protein sequence MRVLLVDDEAAFARPLAERLELRGMETGVALDAEAALVMLAEGEWDLVFLDVGLPGMDGVTLLKILRERYPDLDVVMLSGAADMGRAVQAMRRGARNWLSKPVSVDGVLAECAKARDRAQARRQAARLAEAARLRSLGRVAEGVAHEVNNPLNIMVQAAGLIKDSLDDPEAAVLPDLEELRTAVDTIRAQSLRVREITRKLLMVGHGLDGRVQPLDVPEILARVLELTRSRLDGAGVRCELDFPPETRAARPLGSALELQQICLHLVENALDAMPEGGLLRIAARVRREEGAGDAAQGGEERGWYELRVADSGHGIAPDVLPHIFEPFFSTRESCGSKGLSGRYAGLGLTVARSLAHGRGYELTAVNGADGGAVFTLLLPLGTDGISI, from the coding sequence ATGCGCGTACTGCTGGTTGACGACGAAGCGGCATTTGCCCGGCCTCTGGCCGAACGTCTGGAACTGCGCGGCATGGAAACCGGGGTGGCCCTTGATGCGGAGGCCGCCCTGGTCATGCTGGCCGAGGGCGAGTGGGATCTCGTCTTTCTGGACGTGGGCCTGCCGGGCATGGACGGCGTGACCCTGCTCAAGATTCTGCGCGAACGCTATCCTGATCTGGACGTGGTCATGCTTTCCGGCGCGGCGGACATGGGCAGGGCCGTGCAGGCCATGCGGCGCGGCGCGCGCAACTGGCTCTCCAAACCGGTGTCCGTGGACGGCGTGCTGGCAGAATGCGCCAAGGCGCGCGACCGGGCCCAGGCGCGGCGGCAGGCGGCCCGGCTGGCCGAGGCGGCGCGCCTGCGCAGCCTCGGGCGGGTGGCCGAGGGCGTGGCCCACGAGGTCAACAATCCGCTGAACATCATGGTTCAGGCCGCCGGTCTGATCAAGGACAGCCTGGACGACCCGGAAGCCGCCGTCCTGCCGGATCTGGAGGAATTGCGCACCGCCGTGGACACCATCCGCGCGCAGAGCCTGCGCGTGCGCGAGATCACCCGCAAGCTGCTCATGGTGGGGCACGGCCTGGACGGGCGCGTGCAGCCGCTGGATGTGCCCGAAATCCTCGCCCGCGTGCTGGAGTTGACCCGCTCCCGCCTGGACGGCGCGGGCGTGCGCTGCGAACTGGATTTCCCGCCGGAAACGCGCGCGGCGCGGCCCTTGGGATCGGCCCTGGAGTTACAGCAGATTTGTCTGCATCTGGTGGAGAACGCTCTGGACGCCATGCCCGAGGGCGGCCTGCTGCGCATTGCGGCCCGTGTGCGCCGCGAGGAAGGGGCCGGGGACGCGGCGCAGGGCGGCGAAGAGCGGGGTTGGTATGAGCTGCGGGTGGCGGACAGCGGGCACGGCATCGCCCCGGATGTGCTGCCCCATATTTTTGAGCCTTTTTTCAGTACCCGCGAGAGCTGTGGCTCCAAGGGGCTTTCGGGCCGGTACGCGGGCCTGGGACTGACTGTGGCCCGCTCCCTGGCGCATGGGCGCGGCTATGAGCTGACCGCCGTCAACGGCGCGGACGGCGGCGCGGTATTCACGCTCCTGCTGCCGCTGGGAACTGATGGAATTTCCATATAA
- a CDS encoding response regulator has protein sequence MTKEDIKILLVDDEKQFVDTLAERLAMRGFEARVAYDGPEALKAVELPTDVIVLDLRMPGMDGFEVLRNVKKSNPQVQVIILTGHGGDAEEQTAYRMGAYNFLRKPMDIEELLSSIRMAYRDKVENAMVAVSLAEGGDFESARDVLNEKDLMSEHK, from the coding sequence ATGACCAAGGAAGACATCAAAATTTTGCTGGTGGACGACGAGAAGCAGTTTGTGGACACTCTGGCCGAACGCCTGGCCATGCGCGGCTTTGAGGCCCGCGTGGCCTACGACGGCCCGGAAGCGCTCAAGGCTGTGGAACTGCCCACGGACGTCATTGTGCTTGACCTGCGCATGCCCGGCATGGATGGCTTTGAAGTGCTGCGCAACGTCAAGAAGAGCAATCCGCAGGTGCAGGTGATCATCCTCACCGGCCACGGCGGCGACGCCGAGGAACAGACCGCCTACCGCATGGGCGCGTATAATTTCCTCAGAAAACCCATGGATATCGAAGAATTGCTCAGCAGCATCCGCATGGCCTACCGCGACAAAGTGGAAAACGCCATGGTGGCGGTATCCCTGGCCGAGGGCGGCGATTTTGAGTCGGCCCGCGACGTTCTCAACGAGAAGGATCTGATGTCCGAGCACAAATAG
- a CDS encoding sensor histidine kinase encodes MNDSQCMARLLASAVHDMRNVLAVIRESAGLAQDMAALAGDALPRGERLLAALSEVQNQILQGAALAEGMEFMSQAGGAENENAGPCDLARVCRVFCRMAARQARAAQMRLVSGENEEPVWAPAPPLEVLRSLLEVFDLCASVGGQVTLRFTAGRQQKAEGVIIEVLEGVNADLALSALTGSPLLNGLRPGWQAVLMPWRDAGGRFFLSLAARDAESQS; translated from the coding sequence ATGAATGACAGCCAGTGCATGGCCCGCCTGCTGGCTTCGGCCGTCCACGATATGCGTAACGTCCTGGCCGTGATCCGCGAATCCGCCGGGCTGGCGCAGGATATGGCGGCCCTGGCCGGTGACGCCCTGCCCAGGGGCGAACGTCTGCTGGCGGCCCTGAGCGAAGTGCAGAACCAGATTTTGCAGGGCGCGGCCCTGGCCGAGGGCATGGAGTTCATGTCCCAGGCCGGAGGCGCGGAAAATGAAAATGCCGGGCCCTGCGATCTGGCCCGGGTCTGCCGGGTCTTCTGCCGCATGGCCGCGCGCCAGGCCAGGGCCGCGCAGATGCGTCTGGTCAGCGGCGAGAACGAGGAGCCTGTCTGGGCTCCGGCGCCGCCGCTGGAGGTGCTGCGCTCGTTGCTGGAGGTCTTTGACCTCTGCGCCTCGGTGGGCGGCCAGGTGACCCTCAGGTTCACGGCGGGCAGGCAGCAGAAGGCCGAGGGCGTGATCATCGAGGTGCTGGAAGGGGTCAACGCCGATCTGGCCTTGTCGGCTCTGACCGGCAGCCCGTTGCTCAACGGCCTCAGGCCCGGCTGGCAGGCCGTGCTGATGCCCTGGCGTGACGCGGGCGGGCGGTTTTTCCTTTCCCTCGCGGCCCGCGATGCTGAAAGTCAATCATAG
- a CDS encoding response regulator transcription factor: MALRILLADDEKEFVETLAERLTLRGHEPRVVYDGPSALAAVDEALPDVAVLDLLMPGLPGDETLRRIKAAHPDLPVILLTGHDAVDDTGVAPAAQAFACLTKPLSFAVFLETLEAAAQSARDARGGQS, translated from the coding sequence ATGGCGCTGCGTATTCTTTTGGCTGACGACGAAAAGGAATTTGTGGAAACCCTGGCCGAACGCCTCACCTTGCGGGGGCATGAGCCGCGCGTGGTCTACGACGGGCCGTCGGCTCTGGCCGCCGTGGACGAGGCTCTGCCGGACGTGGCCGTGCTGGACCTGCTCATGCCCGGCCTGCCCGGCGACGAAACCCTGCGTCGGATCAAGGCCGCGCATCCCGATCTGCCGGTCATTCTGCTCACCGGGCACGATGCGGTCGACGACACGGGCGTGGCCCCGGCGGCCCAGGCCTTCGCCTGTCTGACCAAACCGCTGAGTTTCGCCGTTTTTCTGGAAACGCTGGAGGCCGCCGCCCAAAGCGCGCGGGACGCGCGGGGAGGCCAGTCATGA
- a CDS encoding sensor histidine kinase produces MFAAIRKYVGQLLEVPEAVSPARYRSLRRLMTVLMVTVSVAPLLIMSGFSHVQYTKTLEREMESPLYALARKSQASLELFLGERASTVSLIAHAYSFRDLADEKTLNRIFMALKSEFKGFVDMGLVDVEGRQVDYVGPYKLKGADYAGQPWLREAEIKGRYISNAFLGLRGFPHMVIAVHRLEENGMSWTLRVTIDTSRLEQLVSAVGPEQDTDVFLCDSAGVLQTSSRLYGKALDKLPMKLPPASHETLVRRMVDDKGHKLLVASTMLAGTDLMLLAVKPSLEAFRPWTALRSELLLVLCGGIAVIMLVSHLLMKHLVGRLQASDERRVAVFAQMEHNQKLSSIGRLAAGVAHEVNNPLAVIYEKAGLTLDFLRMSKDCASYEKHRERIISLLEGIEGTVERARGITHRLLGFSRRMEANRQALRLTEVITESSEFLEREAKNRGVQLCLDLPADLPEIISDRGQLQQIFLNILGNALDAVSGVEQGGRIEVSCACSGAGAVTVSVKDNGKGMPPDVLKHIFEPFYSTKKDKGTGLGMFITYGIVRRLGGEIVVESEEGRGSVIRIILPLTPPEGAVEV; encoded by the coding sequence ATGTTTGCCGCGATCAGAAAATACGTCGGCCAGTTGCTGGAAGTGCCCGAGGCGGTGTCCCCGGCGCGCTACCGTTCGCTGCGGCGGCTGATGACCGTATTGATGGTGACGGTTTCCGTGGCCCCCCTGTTGATCATGTCCGGTTTCAGTCACGTCCAGTACACAAAGACGCTGGAGCGGGAAATGGAAAGCCCGCTCTACGCCCTGGCGCGCAAGTCCCAGGCTTCGCTGGAGCTTTTTTTGGGTGAGCGGGCCTCCACCGTGAGCCTGATCGCCCATGCCTACAGTTTCAGGGATCTGGCCGACGAAAAAACGCTGAACCGTATTTTCATGGCCCTCAAGAGCGAATTCAAGGGTTTTGTGGACATGGGCCTGGTGGATGTGGAAGGCCGCCAGGTGGATTATGTGGGGCCCTACAAGCTCAAAGGCGCGGATTACGCGGGCCAGCCCTGGCTGCGCGAGGCCGAGATCAAGGGCCGCTATATCAGCAACGCCTTTCTGGGCCTGCGCGGTTTTCCGCACATGGTCATCGCCGTGCACCGCCTGGAGGAAAACGGCATGTCCTGGACCCTGCGCGTGACCATCGATACCTCCCGTCTGGAACAGCTGGTTTCCGCCGTAGGTCCGGAACAGGATACGGACGTCTTTCTCTGCGACAGCGCGGGCGTGCTGCAAACCAGTTCCCGTCTCTACGGCAAGGCCCTGGACAAACTGCCCATGAAACTGCCCCCGGCCAGCCATGAGACCTTGGTGCGGCGAATGGTCGACGACAAGGGGCACAAGCTGCTGGTGGCCTCCACCATGCTGGCGGGCACGGACCTGATGCTGCTGGCCGTGAAGCCCAGCCTGGAAGCCTTCCGCCCCTGGACCGCGCTGCGCAGCGAATTGCTGCTGGTGCTCTGCGGCGGCATCGCCGTCATCATGCTGGTGTCGCATCTGCTCATGAAGCATCTGGTGGGCCGCCTTCAAGCCAGCGACGAGCGCCGGGTGGCCGTATTCGCCCAGATGGAGCACAATCAGAAGCTGTCATCCATCGGCAGGCTGGCCGCCGGCGTGGCCCACGAAGTCAACAATCCCCTGGCCGTGATTTACGAAAAAGCCGGTCTGACCCTGGACTTTTTGCGCATGAGCAAGGATTGCGCGAGCTATGAAAAGCACCGGGAACGGATCATCAGCCTGCTGGAAGGCATTGAGGGCACGGTGGAGCGGGCGCGCGGCATCACCCACCGCTTGCTGGGCTTTTCGCGCCGCATGGAAGCCAACCGCCAGGCTCTGCGCCTGACCGAAGTCATCACCGAAAGCTCGGAATTTCTGGAACGCGAGGCCAAGAACCGGGGCGTGCAGCTCTGTCTGGATCTGCCCGCCGACCTGCCGGAAATCATCTCGGACCGCGGCCAGTTGCAGCAGATTTTCCTGAATATTCTGGGCAATGCCCTGGATGCCGTCAGCGGCGTGGAGCAGGGCGGCCGCATTGAGGTGAGCTGCGCGTGTTCCGGCGCGGGCGCTGTGACCGTGAGCGTGAAGGATAACGGCAAGGGCATGCCGCCGGACGTGCTCAAGCATATTTTCGAACCTTTCTATTCCACCAAGAAGGACAAGGGCACGGGCCTCGGCATGTTCATCACCTACGGCATCGTGCGCCGTCTGGGCGGCGAAATTGTTGTGGAAAGCGAAGAAGGGCGGGGCAGCGTGATACGCATAATCCTGCCGCTGACGCCGCCCGAAGGCGCTGTGGAGGTCTGA
- a CDS encoding DUF1634 domain-containing protein: MDTLDLKKEIKASPAQLRYADTLFYGALIGFVLMLVTYTLYILGVLEPQVPLDELPRLWTGSAADYRAAGHIPQGWGWLALVGKGDICNFLGIVFLAALTIICFLQLAWSLIRRKQWLMTAIALLEVLVLSLAASGILVAGGH; the protein is encoded by the coding sequence ATGGATACTCTGGATCTCAAGAAAGAAATCAAGGCCTCGCCCGCGCAACTGCGCTATGCCGACACCCTGTTCTACGGCGCGTTGATCGGTTTTGTGCTCATGCTCGTCACCTACACACTGTATATCCTGGGCGTGCTTGAGCCCCAGGTGCCTCTGGACGAGTTGCCCCGTCTCTGGACCGGCAGCGCCGCCGACTACCGCGCCGCCGGGCATATTCCCCAGGGCTGGGGGTGGCTTGCGCTTGTGGGCAAGGGCGATATATGCAATTTCTTGGGCATCGTCTTTCTGGCGGCCCTGACCATCATCTGCTTTCTGCAACTGGCCTGGAGCCTGATCCGGCGCAAGCAGTGGCTGATGACCGCCATCGCACTGCTGGAAGTGCTGGTGCTGAGTCTGGCGGCTTCGGGCATTCTTGTCGCCGGCGGCCATTAA
- a CDS encoding sulfite exporter TauE/SafE family protein → MARIFRRNPEKNKGLFRQWLLPLALCLSLAAPCAALAVDAAASTPSAQTAQRAATDAGASLHAAPTPAMPAASQVPAVAAPQDNHPWWFWPLALLGFCFILGIIAVMAGVGGGVLFVPLVSGFFPFHLDFVRGAGLLVALAGALAAGPGLLRRNFANLRLALPVALIASACAIVGAMLGLALPTDVVQTCLGAVILGIAVLLLVSKNSVRPVVTKQDAVGLALGMNGVFLEPSTGEVVEWKTHRTLAGLLFFIAIGIMAGMFGLGAGWANVPVLNLLMGVPLKVAVGTSKFLLSITDTSAAWVYLNQGCVIPLMAIPSIVGLMLGSVVGVRLLAKAKPKFIRYMVIIVLFFSGAKALMKGLGW, encoded by the coding sequence ATGGCGCGTATTTTCCGTAGAAATCCGGAGAAAAACAAAGGTCTTTTCCGGCAGTGGCTGCTGCCGCTGGCATTGTGTTTGAGCCTGGCCGCGCCGTGCGCGGCCCTGGCCGTGGATGCCGCCGCTTCCACGCCGTCCGCGCAGACAGCGCAAAGGGCCGCGACGGATGCGGGCGCGTCCCTGCATGCGGCCCCCACGCCGGCCATGCCCGCCGCCTCCCAGGTCCCGGCCGTGGCCGCGCCGCAGGACAATCATCCTTGGTGGTTCTGGCCTCTGGCCCTGCTGGGCTTCTGTTTTATTCTGGGCATCATCGCGGTCATGGCCGGCGTGGGCGGCGGCGTGCTTTTCGTGCCCCTGGTCAGCGGCTTTTTCCCCTTCCATCTGGACTTTGTGCGCGGCGCGGGCCTGCTGGTGGCTCTGGCCGGTGCTCTGGCCGCCGGGCCGGGCCTGTTGCGGCGTAACTTCGCCAACCTGCGCCTGGCCCTGCCCGTGGCTCTGATCGCCTCGGCCTGCGCCATCGTGGGCGCCATGCTGGGTCTGGCCCTGCCCACCGATGTGGTGCAGACCTGCCTCGGCGCGGTCATTCTGGGCATCGCCGTGCTGCTGCTGGTGTCCAAAAACTCCGTGCGCCCGGTGGTCACCAAACAGGATGCCGTGGGCCTGGCCCTGGGCATGAACGGCGTCTTTCTGGAACCCAGCACCGGCGAAGTGGTGGAATGGAAAACCCACCGCACCCTCGCGGGTCTGCTCTTCTTCATCGCCATCGGCATCATGGCGGGCATGTTCGGCCTGGGCGCGGGCTGGGCCAACGTGCCGGTGCTCAACCTGCTCATGGGCGTGCCGCTCAAGGTCGCCGTGGGCACTTCCAAATTTCTGCTGTCCATTACCGACACCTCGGCGGCCTGGGTCTATCTGAACCAGGGCTGCGTCATTCCGCTCATGGCCATTCCCTCCATCGTGGGCCTGATGCTGGGTTCGGTGGTGGGCGTGCGCCTGCTGGCCAAGGCCAAACCCAAGTTCATCCGCTACATGGTAATCATCGTGCTTTTCTTCTCCGGCGCCAAGGCGCTCATGAAAGGCCTCGGCTGGTAG
- a CDS encoding response regulator, with protein sequence MGETFGRDVCRVLLVDDHKLLMEGVRSLLAPHAHLRVAGMAQSGGEAVALAASLAPQIVIMDLGMPGMNGVDASRAVLQVQPQTRILIYTGHEDQRFLPELIDLGIMGHVRKSEPPGVLLKAIESLRRGEIFLTCPDPGGCLADLLRRRRDAAEQGGAGDLSALSPREKEIFRLLADGKSVKNIALDLCISPKTVETHKYNLLTKLQAGSVGDLVKIAIRHGLVRV encoded by the coding sequence ATGGGCGAGACTTTCGGCCGGGATGTCTGCCGCGTTCTGCTGGTGGACGATCACAAGCTGCTCATGGAAGGCGTGCGCAGCCTGCTCGCGCCGCATGCGCATCTGCGTGTGGCCGGTATGGCCCAGAGCGGCGGCGAAGCCGTGGCCCTGGCCGCCTCCCTTGCGCCGCAGATCGTGATCATGGATCTGGGCATGCCCGGCATGAACGGCGTGGACGCCAGCCGCGCCGTGCTCCAGGTACAGCCACAGACGCGCATCCTGATCTATACCGGCCACGAGGACCAGCGTTTTCTGCCCGAACTCATTGACCTGGGCATCATGGGTCATGTGCGCAAATCCGAACCGCCGGGCGTGCTGCTCAAGGCCATTGAAAGCCTGCGCCGGGGTGAAATTTTCCTGACCTGCCCGGACCCCGGCGGCTGTCTGGCCGACCTGCTGCGCCGCCGCCGCGATGCCGCCGAACAGGGCGGGGCCGGGGATCTCAGCGCGCTTTCCCCGCGCGAAAAAGAGATTTTCCGCCTGCTGGCCGACGGCAAAAGCGTCAAAAACATCGCCCTGGATCTCTGCATCAGTCCCAAGACCGTGGAAACCCATAAATATAATCTGCTCACCAAATTGCAGGCTGGTTCCGTAGGCGATCTGGTCAAAATCGCCATCCGTCACGGCCTGGTGCGGGTCTGA